The genomic stretch ttgagccTGATTGAAGCCAAATCCTATGCTCGGATCCGGCTCGGCCGTGGCTGTTTGTTGATACATGGTGTAATACTGCTATATCAAAGGTAAAGCCACCACCATGGTAGACTTGAGTCGTGATATGTTGTCGAGAATCAGGGTGAACGGATCTTGGGAATCTGGGGTACCCAGAGCTTATGGGAGACAGGACATCGTCTcagctcttcttcttggatgCGGGGGAGCTCAGTCTTGTTCACTTCCAGTGGTCTCTCAGAGCCTTGTCTGGTCACCGGAGCAAAACTCGCCATGCCCGCCATAAACACCGAGAGAGCACAGGCATGGGCTGCCTCCTGCATGATGTGTTAGCAAATGAGCCACTGTGTTTTAGAATTATTGACTAACACCGGGAGCCGATTGGACTCAGTGCAGACGAGCGATGCCATGATGAGAAGTGAAGTGGGATTTCCTGGTTCTAGACCTTCAGCTGAAGCCAGCCAGAGCTGCGCCGTCCAGTGCTTTCAGCCACCCGCATCGGTAGGCGCATCTGGAACCCGGTGACCGAATTAGTTTTGAAAGCCTCCGAGGGAATCTGCCTTGCGACGCTGCAAGTTGCTGTCTGTGCCTGGGCCGATGCGTGCGCCTCCTGCGATATTCGATTGATGTTAAGCGGATTCTTTAGATTTCCAGGGCGGACGACGGAAAATGCCATGTTTACGTTAACAAGGCTCCAGGTGAGCAATGCCGGGAAGGAAAGAATGCGGGGTGCGTCTCTTCCCTCTTTCGTCTCCTCGTCCTTTCCTCTCTGCTTTCCCGCTCCACTGAAGGGCTAGGGCCGTTTAACTGAGCCCCTCCCACCTGCCCATCTTGTCTATGCTCCCCACACCTATGGACCTGTCTTTGATCTGTCTGCATTCCGTGCCTCGATCCATGCGGAGCGATGTCGCTGCCCTTTGAAATATCGCAGATTCACGGTGCTCTTGCTCTCGCCTACAGGGTTATTGAGATTGGATGGAGTGACATCCATGACGCTCACGAACAATACCTCGAGTTCGGACAGGACATCAAGGACCTGAGAATCAGTCTTCTCAACCTCGCTGGCGCCATTGACCAAGCCGATCGTGGTTCACTCCTCAACAATAGACCGACTACCGCTGCTGCCAACAACTTCCACCATGTGCTCGGCAATTTCACCGGCGTCCTTGAGGAGTGCTTACGACTCTTCGAACGTCATTCTACATATGGCCGCAACCGAGGCCCGATCTACAACTGGCGATGGTTTCTCCTCGTCAAGGACGAGGTCATGATGCTGAGGGAGCGTATTGCTTTCTTGAACATAAAACTTTCGGTAGCCTTCAAGGCTCTAGAAATGTATGCCTCCTTGTTTTTATGTTGCTACTTTGAGCGGTGCTGACTGAACCCCAGTGAGACCAGTGATGGCACTCGGAGGCTGATTGTAGGGGTCGGCGAGCTACTCCTACAACGTTTTGACTTACTTGAGGCGAGACTATCGGTAATGCTCGGCCAGCCCCGGCCAGCCGAGCCGGAGCGGGTCCTTGAAATTCCACAGCCCTTGGAGGATTTGTTGGTGGCCATTGCCATCTCGAAACACGGAAGTCTAAGCAGCATGCCCCTCGCACAAGGCATAGATGAAACCATCTTCTATCTCGATAGGGCCACATGCTGGCACGCCAGGAGAAGAGTCGAGCAACCCACCGAGCAGATCCTGGTATCGCAGATTGCCAACATGATTCGAGCTTACTGGACACTTCAGGCCACTAGGTCGGGCAATGAATGCATGGAAGTCTCCTCCAGGGCGACTATTGATGACTTGGAGGCACACTTTCCGCGTCTTGGCATGACGGTGCAGAGATATCTGCACAAGCTAGGAGAGGTAGGCGCCTGTCATTCATGATCTTGAACACTCCCCAGTCTAACCATATATTAGAGGATATTCGATGCTCATGATGCACTGGCTCAGAATGGAAGTCAGGTTCCAACCTGGGCTCAGGTGCAAGAGGCTTTACACAGGGAACAGCATAGCTGGGATGAGCATTGTGGTTGGAGGCCACCACAGTATGACGAGAACGATCCCAGGAGGGGCGAGAAGATCTTCACCTGGTATGTTGAGACCTAAGAACCTGTACTGCGTGTTACTAACTTGTACCAGTCGTTTGCAAGATCACAATACTGCCGAGCAATATCTGGAGATATGGCAACACGACGCAAAGAATGACCAGCAACTGACAATGATCACATGTGTAGCCAACAGAGACACAGTCTACCAGGTCGACCGCACAAGTCTCATGGTGATACCATCGGATGATTCGCTGGTTCAAGGCAACGACTTTTATTCCATAATCATAAATCCCAGCCACCTGGGTGGACAAGCTGGCTTTAGGTTGGCGTTTCACACCAAGGGCGCCCTCTTCGACTTGCAGCAATTCTTTACCGGTTACAGAGTGGTTGATGATCTTTTTGGAGCCAAGATAATTCTGCAGCAAGCAGAAGGGGTCCTGCGAGGAACACAACGACGAAGCACAGGACGGGTGCAGCTATGGTCTTCGACTGTTAGACCGACTGGCCGAGCCTTGCCAAAAGAAATTctgacctcctccaccagcaccttGAGAAATCTACCTGGCATGGGTTTCAACCCGAGCACACCGCCACCAGTTTTGCCTCCATTGGATTCTTTCTCGAGGCTGACCCTGTCACAAGAGCCTGCCCTAACCCCCGCAACTAGTCCAACCAGTTCCAGCCAGAGTGTTGAGACACCGCCCCCGA from Podospora pseudopauciseta strain CBS 411.78 chromosome 3, whole genome shotgun sequence encodes the following:
- a CDS encoding hypothetical protein (EggNog:ENOG503PW2T) codes for the protein MSLPFEISQIHGALALAYRVIEIGWSDIHDAHEQYLEFGQDIKDLRISLLNLAGAIDQADRGSLLNNRPTTAAANNFHHVLGNFTGVLEECLRLFERHSTYGRNRGPIYNWRWFLLVKDEVMMLRERIAFLNIKLSVAFKALEIETSDGTRRLIVGVGELLLQRFDLLEARLSVMLGQPRPAEPERVLEIPQPLEDLLVAIAISKHGSLSSMPLAQGIDETIFYLDRATCWHARRRVEQPTEQILVSQIANMIRAYWTLQATRSGNECMEVSSRATIDDLEAHFPRLGMTVQRYLHKLGERIFDAHDALAQNGSQVPTWAQVQEALHREQHSWDEHCGWRPPQYDENDPRRGEKIFTCRLQDHNTAEQYLEIWQHDAKNDQQLTMITCVANRDTVYQVDRTSLMVIPSDDSLVQGNDFYSIIINPSHLGGQAGFRLAFHTKGALFDLQQFFTGYRVVDDLFGAKIILQQAEGVLRGTQRRSTGRVQLWSSTVRPTGRALPKEILTSSTSTLRNLPGMGFNPSTPPPVLPPLDSFSRLTLSQEPALTPATSPTSSSQSVETPPPIMSSFRQTPFPNSNNRFSGNSCNSNSSWQHPMLLAQVGGATQSSPVPQRYSTQSDDFQTTLTSPVSPVQRSNANTNRPLPRRPSVALSVTSQSSAVSVASTTQSAAMIQVGPRGTMGCIIQAPEPPRLVLFIRGRTSAEPSSLLAIDINSNIRINPDLCKCRQGRSEHPQARQQAAPSQCCQVVLQPAGGRDKIYAKETAAPEDTKSVNNKKKNNGGGTEGASTWNLASAGRFQQYNDLSKGGMKQVKKLKLVTIEFGSVQARQRFVTNFNDLKELYSKYAVV